Below is a window of Andreesenia angusta DNA.
TAGATATCATCTCGGCGGATTTAGGGCTTGCAAGCGTCTCGAAGTAGATATACTTCAGGTTCTTTTCCTTCGAAGCGTCTATAAGCCTTGAAAGCGTCCTCGGACTAGGCTCGGAACTTGGACTGACTCCTGCAACAGAAAGCTGCTCTATTTCGTAGTCTCTTGCCAAATATCCAAAGGCCGAGTGGGACACAAGTATGGTGTTGCTAGTTCTGTTTTTCAGTTCATCCATATACCTATTGTCCAGCTCTGAAAATTTGGCTGAAAGAGATTCATAGTTCTCTCTGTATCTTTCACTGTTTTCTGGATCTAGCTCTGAGAGTTTCTCTTTCACTTCATTCGCTATTTTATCCATATTCCTTATGCTTAGCCAAATATGAGGATCCTTGCTGCCATGGCCCTGCTCGTCTTCATGGTTGTCTTCTTCCTCTTCGTGGCTTTCATCCATGTCTATAAGTTCCACATAAGAGCTCGCCTCCATGGCTTTCCCATCGCCTATCTCTGAAGACACTTTTTCCGCCCAAGGCTCAAGTCCAGCCCCATTGTATATAAATAGATCTGCCTTTTCTATATCCGCTATGGTCTTCATAGAAGGCTCGTAGTCATGAGGGTCTGTTCCCTGAGGAACTACGCTCTTTAGCGATACCATATCCCCTCCGATTTCAGACACTAAAAAATTCATCGGATACATGCTCGTATATACGGTGAGCTTTCCCCCCACCTCTACTGCACTTCTACTGTCTGAACTGCTGCATCCTGCAAGCAAAGTCATAATAGAAATCATTATCAATATGAGCTTCTTCACATACCTTCCTCCTTTCATATTGAGAGGAGCTACCAGCTTCCGCCAGCTCCTCCTCCTCCTGAAGAACCTCCTCCTCCGGAGCCCCTAGAAGATCCGCCTCCAGAGCCACCTCCGAATCCTCCTGGGCCTCTTCCTCCTAGGAAAATCCTTATGATGATCATGGTCATAGTTCCTCTGAAAAATATCATATCCAGAATTACAAGCGCAACTACCCCAGCTACAATTAGAATCTTTCCTATTCCAGCTCCTGCGGCATCGCTCTCCACTGCTTCCTGCGGGCTCTCTACACCTACATCTCCAAGGTTGTACTCTTTTGAAACTTCCTCTGCCAAGGCATAGAACCCCTGCCTTATTCCTTCATTGTAGTCCCCGCTTTTGAAGTTCGGAATCACATACTTGTCTCTTATGCCTCCTACTTTCCCGTCAGGGAGAGCCCCTTCGAGCCCGTACCCTATTTCAATCCAAAGTTCCTGCTCTTCCATAGAGACTAGAAACAGGACTCCGTTGTCTTTTTCACTGTCTCCAATCTCCCACTTCTCAAATAGCTCATTTGCATACTCTTGCGCTCCTGAGCTGCCTTCGGTATTCTCTACAACAGCTACAACTATCTGGGCTCCTGACTTTTCATCTATCACCTTGTTTGTCTCGACTATCTCTCTTTTGAGGCTCTCGCTTATAGTTCCAGTCTCGTCATACACATAAAAGTCATATGAGCTTTCCGGCAGCTGAGCCCCGTGGGCAGTACCTGAAAATACGAGAGCTAAAAGAAGAGCTATAATTCCAATGAGTTTTCTCATGGCACTCACCTATTCAAACTTCACTTCTGGATTTTCCATATCGCTTTCGCTTATTTCAAAGTATTCCTTCTGCTCAAAGCCAAACATCCCTGCCATCAGGCTTGTAGGGAACTTTCTTATCCTTGAGTTGTACTGTTGAACCGACTCGTTGTATCTTCCTCTCTCTACAGCTATCCTGTTCTCAGTTCCAGCAAGCTCGTCTTGAAGCCTTATGAAGTTTTCATTGGACTTGAGTTCCGGATAGCTTTCAACTACTACGTTAAGCCTCGATATAGCTCCTGTAAGCGCCTCGTTGGCCTCTGCATATTCTGAAGGGCTTCCTGCCGACTGTATTCTGCTTCTGGCCTCTGTAACCCCCATAAGCACTTCTCTCTCCTGGTCTGCAAACCCCTGGACTGTATTTACTAGGTTTGGAATGAGGTCCGCCCTTCTCTTCACCACGTTTTCAACCTGGGCCCATTTCCCGTTTACATCTTCATCCATGCTCACAAGGCTGTTGTAGCTTCCAACAAGTGAAACTGCTCCAATCAGAACAACCGCAAGCACCGCTATTATAGCTACTAGCTTTTTACTCATGCTATCTCACTCCTTATTTATTTTATAAACTCAAGTTCAGCACTCTCCACTGCACTCTTCACAAGTCCCTCTACGTCCAGCACCGACTCTGACTCCTCTATGTCCTCTAGCTTCGGCTTTGTCACAGGGTGCTTCGGCAGGAATACTGTACAGCAGTCCTCAAAAGGAAGTATCGATGTTTCATAAGTCTCTATGTCTTTTGAAATCTCAACTATATCCGTCTTGTCCGTACCTATAAGCGGTCTGAGTACAGGCAGGCTCACAGATGAGTTTGTGACGTTTATACCCTGTATAGTCTGGCTTGCCACTTGCCCAAGGCTTTCTCCCGTTATAAGCGCATCCATGCCTTCTCGCTTGGCTATGGCCTCCGCTATCCTCATCATAAACCTTCTAGAGATTATGGTCATCTCGTCCTCAGGACAGTTCTTGTTTATCTCTTTCTGTATATTCAAGAGGTTCACGCTGTACAGCTTCATATTTCCGCAGTAAAGCGAGATTATGTTTGCAAGCTCCTTGACTTTCTCTTCTGCCCTCTCGCTTGTAAACGGATAGCTGTGGAAATGTATCGCGTGGACTTCAACGCCCCTCTTGGCCATCAAGAATCCTGCAACAGGACTGTCTATTCCGCCTGAAAGCAGCAGCAGACCCTTTCCGTTGGTCCCGACTGGAAGCCCGCCGTATCCCTTGTGCTTCTCTGTGTAGACATATGCTGAAGTCCTTATGTCTACATATACCATTGTGTCTGGATTGTGTATGTCCACAGACGACCCCTCCAGGTTCTCCAGTATATAGCCTCCAATATCCCTCGAGATATCAGGCGACTTTATTGGGTATCTCTTGTCTGCTCTCTTTGTGTCTACCTTGAAAGAGCTTTTTCCATTTTCCATCTCCTGCTTCATGGCATATACAGCTGCCTCTCTTATGGAGTCCATGTCTTTTTCTATCTTGTAGCATGGCGACACATACACTATTCCAAATACCTTTCTGACTCTCTTTATTATCTCCTCTATATCTTCCGGATTAGGCTCTATATAGAGCTTGCCCTGGTCCTTGCTCACGTGTATGTTCTCGAACTTTCTAAGAGCAAATCTTATCTTCCTTATGAGCTGGTTTTCAAAAAAACCTCTGTTCGCCCCTTTTAGAGCTATTTCTCCAAAACTAATGCTGACTACTTTTTTCATCTTGCACCCCTCTTATCTTTTCATTATGCTTCTTATTTCTTCAACTGCTTCTTTAAGCTCTTTTACTGCCAGTTCCACTTCCTCTTTGGTGTTCTGATACCCAAAGCTGACCCTTATACTCCCCTCTATTTCAGACTCTGAGAGCCCCATGGCGCTTAGCACATGGCTCTTTGTCTTGTCCTTGGATGAGCAGGCTGAAGTAGTGGATATAAATATGCCCCTGTCCTCCAGTGTGTGCAGCAGTATCTCTCCTCTAGTTCCCTCGAAAGACAGACTCACTATGTTAGGCAGGAAAACATCCTCTTGCGGAGAGTTCAGTTTGTACTCCCCTATGCTCTCTCTCAGCTTTTCCAGAAAAGTGCGCTTGAGTC
It encodes the following:
- a CDS encoding LemA family protein, with the protein product MSKKLVAIIAVLAVVLIGAVSLVGSYNSLVSMDEDVNGKWAQVENVVKRRADLIPNLVNTVQGFADQEREVLMGVTEARSRIQSAGSPSEYAEANEALTGAISRLNVVVESYPELKSNENFIRLQDELAGTENRIAVERGRYNESVQQYNSRIRKFPTSLMAGMFGFEQKEYFEISESDMENPEVKFE
- the thiI gene encoding tRNA uracil 4-sulfurtransferase ThiI; translation: MKKVVSISFGEIALKGANRGFFENQLIRKIRFALRKFENIHVSKDQGKLYIEPNPEDIEEIIKRVRKVFGIVYVSPCYKIEKDMDSIREAAVYAMKQEMENGKSSFKVDTKRADKRYPIKSPDISRDIGGYILENLEGSSVDIHNPDTMVYVDIRTSAYVYTEKHKGYGGLPVGTNGKGLLLLSGGIDSPVAGFLMAKRGVEVHAIHFHSYPFTSERAEEKVKELANIISLYCGNMKLYSVNLLNIQKEINKNCPEDEMTIISRRFMMRIAEAIAKREGMDALITGESLGQVASQTIQGINVTNSSVSLPVLRPLIGTDKTDIVEISKDIETYETSILPFEDCCTVFLPKHPVTKPKLEDIEESESVLDVEGLVKSAVESAELEFIK
- a CDS encoding metal ABC transporter substrate-binding protein, whose translation is MKKLILIMISIMTLLAGCSSSDSRSAVEVGGKLTVYTSMYPMNFLVSEIGGDMVSLKSVVPQGTDPHDYEPSMKTIADIEKADLFIYNGAGLEPWAEKVSSEIGDGKAMEASSYVELIDMDESHEEEEDNHEDEQGHGSKDPHIWLSIRNMDKIANEVKEKLSELDPENSERYRENYESLSAKFSELDNRYMDELKNRTSNTILVSHSAFGYLARDYEIEQLSVAGVSPSSEPSPRTLSRLIDASKEKNLKYIYFETLASPKSAEMISKEAELEPSVLNTVEGLTEENLARGDNYITLMEENLENIKKELLK
- a CDS encoding TPM domain-containing protein, whose translation is MRKLIGIIALLLALVFSGTAHGAQLPESSYDFYVYDETGTISESLKREIVETNKVIDEKSGAQIVVAVVENTEGSSGAQEYANELFEKWEIGDSEKDNGVLFLVSMEEQELWIEIGYGLEGALPDGKVGGIRDKYVIPNFKSGDYNEGIRQGFYALAEEVSKEYNLGDVGVESPQEAVESDAAGAGIGKILIVAGVVALVILDMIFFRGTMTMIIIRIFLGGRGPGGFGGGSGGGSSRGSGGGGSSGGGGAGGSW